A part of Oscillospiraceae bacterium genomic DNA contains:
- a CDS encoding FAD-dependent thymidylate synthase has product MKVTLITHTPEPEKVIASAAKLCYSSSDIKSLMSGLTTEKIEAFIKKLTDLGHQSPLEHCSFTFGIEGVSRALSHQLVRHRIASYSQKSQRYVKEGQFEYIVPPSIIENPICKDAFEDFVKNSQWTYDFLINNGIPAEDARFVLPNACETKIIVTMNIRTLLHFFEERCCNRAQWEIRHMAYAMLRICKDVAPNLFAKAGASCVRGKCKEGKMTCGKPKKG; this is encoded by the coding sequence ATGAAAGTAACATTAATTACACATACACCTGAACCTGAAAAGGTTATAGCGAGTGCAGCTAAGCTTTGTTACAGTTCAAGTGATATTAAGTCTCTTATGAGTGGACTTACTACAGAAAAAATCGAAGCTTTTATTAAAAAACTTACAGATTTAGGACATCAAAGTCCGTTAGAGCATTGTAGTTTTACATTTGGCATAGAGGGAGTAAGCAGAGCGTTAAGTCACCAGTTGGTGCGTCATAGAATCGCATCATATTCTCAGAAGTCCCAGAGATATGTAAAGGAAGGACAATTTGAATATATAGTACCTCCGTCAATAATAGAAAATCCAATATGCAAAGATGCATTTGAAGACTTTGTAAAAAATTCACAGTGGACTTATGATTTTCTTATTAATAACGGTATTCCGGCAGAAGATGCGAGATTTGTACTTCCTAATGCTTGTGAGACAAAAATTATAGTAACCATGAATATAAGAACTCTTTTGCATTTCTTTGAGGAACGCTGTTGTAATAGAGCACAATGGGAAATCAGACATATGGCATATGCAATGTTAAGAATATGCAAAGATGTCGCACCTAATCTTTTTGCAAAAGCGGGAGCAAGTTGCGTAAGAGGCAAGTGTAAGGAAGGTAAAATGACTTGTGGGAAACCAAAGAAAGGATAA